One genomic region from Quercus robur chromosome 4, dhQueRobu3.1, whole genome shotgun sequence encodes:
- the LOC126723766 gene encoding extensin-like, protein MNYNDEYLVWFRPRTIRHITKETSYWDTLVESQLRIITKCEPGSEIYTDCINALQAIEEIGRLSLDHARDVGNTSEPAVRRGRQASGRQGRGGRQSSQRHTSSRPPTSGQRHTPVPTSSRRPTSAQRPTSGSHHTPVPTSSRRHTPVPTSSRRHTPVHDHTMEEASQTTDEMWDDTAYDVGSMAHDDMGPSHTFAHRDTFGSPSMRSDGTCPPTPPSTSLLPTTRTSPPLTAGPAPAVLDGRDEMRFMPTPGRPTPVAVPPEFVHTEFIQTQIPTPPAEPSHIEDRPRRPQRTRTHPPDCGTGHGKVRPVKEPVRRRKRE, encoded by the exons ATGAACTACAATGACGAGTATTTGGTTTGGTTTCGTCCCCGCACTATTCGCCATATTACAAAAGAGACTTCGTACTGGGACACTTTG GTTGAATCACAGTTGCGCATTATAACGAAGTGCGAACCAGGGTCTGAGATCTACACCGATTGTATTAATGCCTTGCAAGCTATTGAAGAGATCGGTCGGTTATCCTTGGACCATGCACGTGACGTGGGCAACACAAGTGAACCAGCTGTACGACGTGGTCGGCAAGCAAGTGGACGTCAAGGGCGTGGAGGCCGTCAATCTAGCCAGCGTCATACATCTAGTCGGCCTCCCACATCTGGTCAGCGTCACACACCCGTGCCCACATCTAGTCGACGTCCCACATCTGCTCAGCGTCCTACATCTGGTTCGCATCACACACCCGTGCCCACATCTAGTCGGCGTCACACACCCGTGCCCACATCTAGTCGGCGCCACACACCCGTGCATGACCACACCATGGAGGAAGCAAGTCAGACAACAGATGAGATGTGGGACGACACCGCTTATGACGTAGGCTCCATGGCACACGATGATATGGGTCCATCCCATACGTTTGCCCATAGAGACACATTTGGGTCCCCATCCATGAGGAGCGATGGTACTTGCCCACCCACACCCCCTAGTACATCTCTGTTGCCCACCACCCGTACGTCTCCCCCACTGACTGCCGGCCCTGCCCCCGCAGTTTTAGATGGTAGAGATGAGATGAGGTTCATGCCCACTCCTGGGCGACCCACCCCTGTTGCTGTCCCCCCTGAGTTTGTGCATACCGAGTTTATCCAGACACAGATACCCACCCCCCCAGCAGAGCCTTCGCACATCGAGGATCGGCCACGAAGGCCGCAACGCACACGGACACATCCTCCTGACTGTGGGACTGGACATG GCAAGGTGAGACCAGTCAAGGAACCGGTGAGGAGAAGAAAACGAGAATGA
- the LOC126723767 gene encoding uncharacterized protein LOC126723767 yields MKQGIPKDVDTSIELHKITLQGKHHEDWAQVHAPHIAKWAAHATIADAPAFHGEMSYNDKYMVWFRPRTVHHITKETSYWDTLVESQLSIITKCELGSEIYTDYINALQAIEEIGRLTLDHARDVGNTSEPAVRRGRQAGGRQGRGGRQSSQRHTSSRPPTSGQRHTPVPTSSRRPTSAQRPTFGSRHTPVPISSRRHTPVPSTRRHTPVHDHTMEEASQTTDEMWDDTTYDVGSMAHDDAGPSHTFAHGDTSGSPSMRSDGTCPPTSPSTSPLPTTRTSPPLTAGPAPAVVHGRDEMRFMPTLGRPTPVVVPPEFVHTEFIQTQIPTPLPEPSHIEDRPRRPQHTRTQPPDCGTGHGKVRPVKEPVRRRKRE; encoded by the exons ATGAAGCAAGGCATACCAAAAGATGTTGATACTTCAATTGAACTGCACAAGATCACCCTCCAGGGCAAGCACCATGAAGATTGGGCCCAAGTACATGCCCCGCATATTGCTAAATGGGCTGCGCACGCCACAATTGCCGATGCACCGGCCTTTCACGGGGAGATGAGCTACAATGACAAGTATATGGTTTGGTTTCGCCCCCGCACTGTTCACCATATTACAAAAGAGACTTCGTACTGGGACACTTTG GTTGAATCGCAGTTGAGCATTATAACGAAGTGTGAACTAGGGTCTGAGATCTACACCGACTATATTAATGCCTTGCAAGCTATTGAAGAGATCGGTCGGTTAACCTTGGACCATGCACGTGACGTGGGCAACACAAGTGAACCAGCTGTACGGCGTGGTCGGCAAGCAGGTGGACGTCAAGGGCGTGGAGGCCGTCAATCTAGCCAGCGTCATACATCTAGCCGGCCTCCCACATCTGGTCAGCGTCACACACCCGTGCCCACATCTAGTCGACGTCCCACATCTGCTCAGCGTCCTACATTTGGTTCGCGTCACACACCCGTGCCCATATCTAGTCGGCGTCACACACCCGTGCCATCTACTCGGCGCCACACACCCGTGCATGACCACACCATGGAGGAAGCAAGTCAGACAACAGATGAGATGTGGGACGACACTACTTATGATGTAGGCTCCATGGCACACGATGATGCGGGTCCATCCCATACGTTTGCCCATGGAGACACTTCTGGGTCCCCATCCATGAGGAGCGATGGTACTTGCCCACCCACATCCCCTAGTACATCTCCGTTGCCCACCACCCGTACGTCTCCCCCACTGACTGCCGGCCCTGCCCCCGCAGTTGTACATGGTAGAGATGAGATGAGGTTCATGCCCACTCTTGGGCGACCTACCCCTGTTGTTGTCCCCCCTGAGTTTGTGCATACCGAGTTCATCCAGACACAGATACCCACCCCCCTACCAGAGCCTTCGCACATCGAGGATCGGCCACGAAGGCCGCAACACACACGGACACAGCCTCCTGACTGTGGGACTGGACATG GCAAGGTGAGACCAGTCAAGGAACCGGTGAGGAGAAGAAAACGAGAATGA